One window from the genome of Pantoea cypripedii encodes:
- the yhdP gene encoding AsmA2 domain-containing protein YhdP, whose protein sequence is MRRLPRIFLLLLATIIVIVALLVSGLRLVMPHLNSYRSDILQVISRATGVPVQASELQGSWENFGPTLQVRDLHIAMQDAGQLNIGRVNLALNIWQSLFQWRWQFRDLTFWQMHVELNRQLLTSDEQKNSFKPTQINELFLRQFDHFDLRDSSIRFLTPSGQHAELAIPRLTWLNEKTRHRAEGEVSLSSFTGQHGVVQVRLDLNDNNGLLDTGRIWMQADDVDVRPWIGRWLRDNTSLESARFSLAAWVNLRDGDVYAGDLLLRQGGARWRGEKGDHQLQVDGLTAHLSRFQNGWMVSVPQTRLSTDGVAWQPGHFSLLWKPEDQQLLGASSAPEIRVRATQLDLQRLAPLIPLFAPLSPTLFDNWRALQPQGYIDALALDVPLQQPEQTRLQAQWRDLSWQHWELLPGISKLSGNASGSLSNGQLDVAMGQAEVPYGDMFQAPLQIQQITGKLNWRHDDNGLTLDGHQLDVKARSLWARGDFLYQQNLGKAPRLDILAGIRVTDAGDAWRYFPEPLMGHGLTDYLSNAIKGGQVDNATLLFAGDPTLFPFRHNDGMFEVWVPLRHATYQFQPGWPAINNLDIDLDFVNDGLWMKANQAKLGEVDARNISAVIPDYLKEKLIIDGDLSGEGKQIADYFELTPLKPSLGAALQQLQIKGNVRGQLNLDIPLDGELVHASGNVVMNNNSLHIKPLNTTLNNLTGRFRYNNGDLESEEMQANWFGQPVGVSFSTQENPDNFGVNVKLLGDWQLAKLKVLPSAITSQLSGNLPWQGNVDITLPNKGGASYKIDLKGDGKEVSSRLPAPLDKSAGSALPITIAASGDLRGFDLSGSVLEHHRFNSRWLLEPQLRVDRGIWLNDAKTTPKLPENRGMVLNLPEMDGEAWMGVLAGTGGSHNAQGETSIGGALLPGDVTLHTPALRLAGQQWHDVSATVTQGPTGNTDVQLDSREAHGSLKTAQNAPWQIALSYLYYNPEWAESKDGTASPFGSDTNINLTNWPALQLSCQECWLRGQKFGHMQALLQPHGDTLALTNGSVDTGSSKLSVNGEWVNKPGEQRTSLKGTLSGKNINDATNWFGVNTPLRDSSFKIDYDLHWRAAPWQPSEPTLSGTLKSHFGKGQIADVSTGRAGQLLRLMSFDALLRKLRFDFSDTFGQGFYYDSINGTAWIENGVMHTDNLLVDGLEADIAMQGKVDLVKREIDMEAVVAPEISASVGVATAFVINPVVGAAVFAASKVLGPIWNKISLLRYHISGPLDKPEINEVLRKPRENDKK, encoded by the coding sequence GTGAGGCGGTTGCCGAGGATTTTTTTACTGCTGCTCGCCACAATCATCGTTATTGTGGCGCTGCTGGTCAGCGGGTTGCGCCTCGTCATGCCGCATCTCAACAGCTACCGCAGCGACATTTTGCAGGTCATCTCCCGCGCCACTGGCGTGCCGGTGCAGGCCAGTGAGCTGCAAGGTAGCTGGGAAAACTTCGGCCCCACTTTGCAGGTGCGCGATCTGCATATTGCCATGCAAGACGCCGGGCAGCTGAACATTGGTCGCGTCAATCTGGCACTGAATATCTGGCAGTCACTTTTTCAGTGGCGCTGGCAGTTTCGCGATCTCACCTTCTGGCAGATGCACGTCGAACTCAATCGGCAGCTGCTCACCAGCGATGAACAGAAAAACAGTTTCAAACCTACGCAGATCAACGAACTCTTCCTGCGTCAGTTCGATCATTTCGACCTGCGTGATAGCAGCATCCGTTTTCTTACCCCTTCCGGGCAGCACGCCGAACTGGCGATCCCGCGTCTTACCTGGCTGAATGAAAAAACACGCCATCGCGCAGAAGGTGAAGTGAGCCTGTCGAGCTTTACCGGCCAGCATGGCGTGGTACAGGTGCGCCTTGACCTTAATGACAACAATGGCCTGCTCGATACCGGACGTATCTGGATGCAGGCGGATGATGTCGATGTGCGTCCGTGGATCGGTCGCTGGCTGCGCGATAACACCAGCCTTGAAAGCGCGCGTTTTAGTCTTGCTGCATGGGTAAATCTGCGTGATGGCGATGTTTACGCCGGAGATTTGCTGTTACGGCAGGGCGGTGCACGCTGGCGCGGTGAAAAGGGTGATCATCAGTTGCAGGTGGATGGTTTAACCGCCCATCTGTCCCGTTTCCAGAATGGCTGGATGGTGTCCGTGCCGCAAACCCGCCTCAGTACTGATGGGGTTGCCTGGCAACCGGGGCATTTCTCGCTGCTATGGAAACCCGAAGATCAACAATTGCTGGGTGCCAGCAGTGCGCCGGAAATCCGCGTGCGCGCCACCCAGCTGGATCTGCAACGCCTCGCGCCACTGATACCGCTGTTCGCGCCGCTCTCGCCAACGCTGTTCGACAACTGGCGTGCGCTGCAACCGCAGGGCTACATCGATGCGCTGGCGCTGGATGTTCCCTTACAACAACCGGAGCAAACCCGTCTGCAGGCCCAATGGCGTGATTTAAGCTGGCAACATTGGGAGCTGCTGCCGGGCATCAGCAAACTGAGCGGCAACGCCAGTGGCAGCCTGAGCAATGGTCAGCTGGATGTGGCAATGGGACAGGCCGAGGTGCCCTACGGTGATATGTTCCAGGCACCGCTACAAATTCAGCAAATCACCGGCAAGCTCAACTGGCGGCATGATGATAACGGCCTGACGCTGGATGGTCATCAGCTGGATGTGAAGGCGCGTTCGCTTTGGGCGCGCGGCGATTTCCTCTATCAGCAGAATCTCGGTAAAGCGCCACGACTGGATATTCTGGCGGGTATTCGTGTGACCGATGCCGGTGATGCCTGGCGTTATTTCCCGGAACCCCTGATGGGCCACGGCCTGACGGACTATCTCAGCAACGCAATTAAAGGCGGGCAGGTTGATAACGCCACGCTGTTGTTTGCCGGTGACCCGACACTCTTTCCATTCCGCCACAACGACGGCATGTTTGAAGTCTGGGTGCCGCTGCGTCATGCCACCTATCAATTCCAGCCGGGCTGGCCAGCGATTAACAATCTCGACATCGATCTCGATTTCGTCAACGACGGTCTGTGGATGAAAGCCAATCAGGCGAAGCTGGGCGAGGTGGACGCCCGTAATATCAGCGCGGTGATCCCGGATTACCTGAAAGAGAAGCTGATCATTGACGGCGACCTGAGCGGTGAAGGCAAACAGATCGCAGATTATTTCGAACTCACGCCACTCAAACCTTCGCTGGGCGCGGCGCTGCAACAACTGCAGATCAAAGGCAATGTTCGTGGCCAGCTTAACCTCGATATACCGCTGGATGGCGAACTGGTTCATGCCAGCGGCAACGTGGTGATGAACAATAACAGCCTGCATATCAAGCCACTCAATACCACGCTGAACAATCTCACCGGACGCTTCCGCTATAACAATGGTGATCTGGAAAGTGAAGAGATGCAGGCTAACTGGTTCGGGCAGCCGGTTGGCGTCAGCTTTAGCACGCAGGAGAATCCGGACAACTTTGGCGTCAATGTTAAGTTGCTGGGAGACTGGCAGCTGGCGAAGCTAAAAGTGCTGCCGTCGGCCATCACCAGCCAGCTGAGTGGCAATCTGCCCTGGCAGGGCAATGTCGATATCACCCTGCCGAATAAAGGTGGCGCAAGCTACAAGATAGATTTGAAAGGCGATGGCAAAGAAGTAAGCAGTCGCTTACCGGCTCCGCTGGATAAGAGCGCAGGATCCGCGCTGCCGATCACCATTGCTGCCAGCGGTGATCTGCGTGGATTTGATCTCAGCGGTAGCGTGCTGGAGCATCATCGTTTTAACAGTCGCTGGCTGCTGGAGCCACAGCTGCGGGTCGATCGCGGTATCTGGCTGAACGATGCCAAAACAACGCCGAAGCTGCCGGAAAATCGCGGTATGGTGCTGAATTTACCGGAGATGGACGGCGAAGCCTGGATGGGGGTACTGGCAGGGACAGGTGGCTCGCACAATGCCCAGGGAGAAACCAGCATCGGCGGTGCGCTGCTGCCGGGTGATGTCACGCTGCATACCCCGGCACTGCGGCTGGCAGGCCAGCAATGGCATGACGTCAGTGCCACGGTGACCCAGGGACCGACCGGGAATACCGATGTGCAGCTCGACAGTCGCGAAGCTCATGGCAGTCTGAAAACCGCACAGAATGCGCCCTGGCAGATTGCCCTTAGCTATCTTTACTACAACCCGGAATGGGCGGAGAGCAAGGATGGCACCGCATCACCGTTCGGTAGCGATACCAACATCAATTTAACCAACTGGCCGGCGCTGCAACTCAGCTGTCAGGAGTGCTGGCTGCGCGGGCAGAAGTTTGGCCATATGCAGGCGTTACTGCAACCTCATGGCGATACGTTAGCACTCACTAACGGTTCGGTAGATACCGGCAGCTCGAAGCTGAGCGTCAACGGGGAATGGGTCAATAAACCCGGAGAGCAACGAACCTCGCTGAAAGGAACGCTGAGTGGCAAGAATATTAACGATGCCACTAACTGGTTTGGTGTGAACACGCCGCTGCGCGATTCATCCTTCAAAATTGATTACGATTTACACTGGCGTGCTGCTCCCTGGCAGCCATCCGAGCCGACCCTGAGCGGGACGCTGAAATCACACTTTGGTAAAGGTCAGATTGCGGATGTCAGTACCGGTCGCGCCGGGCAACTGCTGCGTTTGATGAGTTTTGATGCGCTGCTGCGCAAGCTGCGTTTCGATTTCAGCGACACTTTCGGCCAGGGTTTCTATTATGATTCGATCAATGGCACGGCATGGATTGAAAACGGCGTGATGCATACCGATAACCTGTTAGTCGATGGCCTCGAAGCGGATATCGCCATGCAGGGTAAAGTTGACCTTGTGAAACGCGAGATCGATATGGAAGCCGTGGTGGCCCCGGAAATTTCGGCTTCGGTAGGGGTGGCCACCGCTTTTGTGATTAACCCGGTGGTCGGTGCCGCAGTTTTCGCCGCCAGTAAGGTGCTGGGACCGATTTGGAACAAAATCTCGCTGCTGCGATACCACATCAGCGGACCGCTGGATAAGCCGGAAATCAATGAAGTGCTGCGCAAGCCGCGCGAAAACGACAAGAAGTGA
- the aaeR gene encoding HTH-type transcriptional activator AaeR, with translation MERLKGMSIFAKVVELGSFTAAARQLHLSVSSISQIVAKLEDELQVKLLNRSTRSIGLTEAGRIYYQGCRRMLAEAMQVHEQLYAFNNTPIGILRIGSSSTMAQNVLADMTADMLREYPGLSVNLVTGIPAPDLIANGLDLVIRVGELQDSNLFSRRLGAMPMVVCAAKSYLAQQGTPEKPSEIDNLSWLEYSVRPDNTFELIAPEGLVTRLTPQGRFVTNDSLTLIRWLKAGCGIAYVPLMWVINEINTGEIDILFTQYQSAPRPVYALYTEKDKLPLKVQVCIDYLTEYFKRVARQYQQHRKN, from the coding sequence ATGGAACGACTTAAAGGCATGTCCATCTTCGCCAAAGTGGTTGAATTAGGTTCCTTTACCGCCGCGGCACGTCAGCTTCATCTGAGCGTTTCGTCTATCAGCCAGATAGTCGCGAAACTGGAAGATGAACTACAGGTTAAACTGTTGAATCGCAGCACCCGTAGTATCGGGCTGACCGAGGCTGGCAGAATCTATTATCAGGGCTGCCGCCGCATGCTGGCAGAGGCGATGCAGGTGCACGAGCAGCTGTATGCCTTCAACAACACGCCTATTGGTATTTTACGCATCGGCAGCTCCTCAACAATGGCGCAAAATGTCCTCGCCGATATGACCGCCGACATGTTACGCGAATATCCGGGGTTGAGCGTCAATTTAGTCACCGGCATCCCAGCACCGGATCTCATCGCCAATGGCCTGGATCTGGTCATACGCGTGGGTGAGTTGCAGGATTCTAACCTGTTCTCGCGTCGGCTGGGGGCCATGCCGATGGTGGTGTGCGCGGCGAAAAGCTATCTGGCACAGCAGGGGACGCCGGAAAAACCGAGCGAAATCGATAACCTTTCGTGGCTGGAATACAGCGTGCGGCCGGATAACACCTTTGAACTGATTGCGCCGGAGGGATTGGTCACACGTCTGACACCGCAGGGGCGTTTCGTCACCAATGATTCGTTGACACTGATTCGCTGGCTTAAAGCCGGGTGTGGTATCGCCTATGTGCCACTGATGTGGGTGATAAACGAGATCAACACCGGTGAGATCGATATTCTGTTTACGCAATATCAGTCGGCACCACGACCGGTGTACGCGTTATATACCGAAAAAGATAAGCTGCCGCTGAAAGTGCAGGTATGTATCGATTATCTGACTGAGTATTTCAAACGGGTGGCGCGCCAATACCAGCAACACCGTAAAAATTAA
- the tldD gene encoding metalloprotease TldD, whose product MTLNLVSEQLLTANSINQQDLFSLLGQLSERRLDYADLYFQSSFHESWVLEDKIIKDGSYHIDQGVGVRAVSGEKTGFAYADQITLNALRQSAEAARSIVREQGNGKAHTLSAVINRSLYAAVNPLDSLTREDKIALLHRVDKVARAADPRVQEVNASLTGVYEQVLVAATDGTLAADVRPLVRLSISVQVEDQGKRERGSSGGGARTGYEFFLADESGDVRADAWAREAVRMALVNLSAVAAPAGTLPVVLGAGWPGVLLHEAVGHGLEGDFNRRATSVFSGKMGQLVASELCTVVDDGTIEGLRGSLAVDDEGVPGQYNVLIENGVLKGYMQDKLNARLMGVNPTGNGRRESYAHLPMPRMTNTYMLAGKSTPQDIIESVEYGLYAPNFGGGQVDITSGKFVFSTSEAYLIENGKVTKPVKGATLIGSGIEAMQQISMVGNDLALDKGVGVCGKEGQSVPVGVGQPTLKLDKLTVGGTA is encoded by the coding sequence ATGACTCTGAATCTGGTAAGTGAGCAGTTGCTAACTGCGAACAGCATTAATCAGCAGGACCTTTTTTCCCTGTTAGGGCAGCTTTCAGAACGTCGTCTGGATTATGCCGATCTCTATTTTCAGTCCAGCTTCCATGAATCCTGGGTGCTGGAAGACAAAATCATCAAAGATGGTTCTTACCATATCGACCAGGGCGTTGGCGTTCGCGCGGTAAGCGGTGAGAAAACCGGTTTTGCCTACGCGGACCAAATCACCCTGAATGCGCTACGTCAGTCGGCTGAAGCCGCACGTAGCATCGTACGTGAACAGGGTAATGGCAAAGCACATACCTTATCGGCGGTAATCAACCGTTCGCTGTACGCAGCGGTGAACCCGCTGGATAGCCTGACGCGTGAAGACAAAATCGCTTTGCTGCATCGTGTTGATAAAGTTGCGCGCGCCGCTGACCCACGCGTGCAGGAAGTGAATGCCAGCCTGACCGGAGTTTACGAGCAGGTGCTGGTGGCGGCCACTGATGGCACACTGGCGGCCGATGTGCGTCCGCTGGTGCGTCTGTCTATCAGCGTCCAGGTGGAAGACCAGGGCAAGCGTGAGCGCGGATCCAGCGGCGGTGGTGCCCGTACCGGTTATGAATTCTTCCTCGCCGATGAAAGCGGTGATGTGCGCGCGGATGCCTGGGCGCGGGAAGCGGTGCGTATGGCGCTGGTTAATCTGTCAGCCGTCGCGGCACCGGCGGGAACACTGCCAGTGGTGCTGGGGGCGGGCTGGCCTGGCGTGCTGCTGCATGAAGCGGTCGGTCACGGTCTGGAAGGCGACTTTAACCGTCGCGCGACCTCGGTGTTCAGCGGCAAAATGGGCCAGCTGGTGGCATCTGAGCTGTGTACCGTCGTGGATGATGGCACCATCGAAGGGTTGCGTGGTTCGCTGGCGGTGGATGATGAAGGTGTACCAGGCCAGTACAACGTGTTGATTGAAAACGGTGTACTGAAAGGCTACATGCAGGACAAGCTCAACGCACGTCTGATGGGCGTTAATCCTACCGGTAATGGCCGTCGTGAATCCTATGCGCATCTGCCGATGCCGCGTATGACCAACACCTATATGTTGGCGGGCAAGTCCACGCCGCAGGACATCATTGAAAGTGTGGAATATGGCCTGTACGCCCCGAACTTTGGCGGCGGCCAGGTGGACATCACCTCCGGTAAGTTTGTGTTCTCAACCTCGGAAGCTTATCTGATTGAGAACGGCAAAGTGACCAAACCGGTGAAAGGTGCCACGCTGATTGGTTCCGGTATCGAAGCCATGCAGCAGATTTCGATGGTGGGCAACGATCTGGCGCTGGATAAAGGCGTTGGCGTCTGCGGTAAAGAGGGGCAGAGCGTGCCGGTTGGCGTGGGTCAGCCGACACTGAAGCTGGATAAACTTACCGTCGGCGGAACCGCCTGA
- the aaeX gene encoding p-hydroxybenzoic acid efflux pump operon protein AaeX: MSVLPVFVVFGLSFPPIFIELIVSLALFWLVKRVLTPSGLYDLVWHPALFNTALYCCVFYLVSRLFV, from the coding sequence ATGAGTGTGCTTCCGGTATTTGTCGTATTTGGGTTGTCTTTCCCGCCCATCTTCATTGAACTGATTGTTTCGCTGGCGCTGTTCTGGCTGGTGAAACGCGTGCTGACGCCCAGTGGATTGTATGATCTGGTCTGGCATCCGGCACTTTTTAACACTGCGTTGTATTGCTGTGTGTTTTACCTTGTATCCCGTTTATTCGTCTGA
- the aaeA gene encoding p-hydroxybenzoic acid efflux pump subunit AaeA — protein sequence MKALIRKIARYAITLLLVVIAIVIIFRAWVFYTESPWTRDAKFSADVVAISPDVTGLITDVPVHDNQLVKKGDTLFVVDRPRYQMALDQAQADVEYYQAVANEKRREAARRNQLGTSAMSREAIDQANNDLTTTEHQLAKAIATRDLAVIDLDRTTIKAPSDGWVTNLNVYEGEFITRGSVAVALVQQHSFYVMAYMEETKLDGVRPGFRAEITPLGSNTVLRGTVDSIAAGVTNSSSSVDSKGMATIDSNLEWVRLAQRVPVRIRLDDQPGNRFPAGTTATVVITGDKDRQTKVSPMTQFFNRLREFG from the coding sequence GTGAAAGCGCTAATAAGAAAAATCGCGCGCTACGCGATTACTCTCCTGCTGGTTGTCATCGCTATCGTGATCATCTTCCGCGCCTGGGTGTTCTACACCGAATCCCCGTGGACGCGTGATGCAAAATTCTCCGCCGATGTCGTGGCGATCTCTCCGGATGTCACCGGTCTGATCACCGATGTGCCGGTCCATGATAACCAACTGGTGAAGAAGGGCGACACGTTGTTCGTGGTTGACCGCCCGCGTTACCAGATGGCGCTGGATCAGGCCCAGGCCGACGTCGAGTATTATCAGGCAGTGGCGAACGAAAAACGTCGTGAAGCTGCGCGCCGTAATCAGCTGGGTACCAGCGCGATGTCGCGTGAAGCCATCGATCAGGCGAACAACGATCTGACCACCACCGAGCATCAACTGGCGAAAGCCATCGCGACGCGCGATCTGGCGGTGATCGATCTTGATCGCACCACCATCAAAGCACCGTCTGATGGCTGGGTCACCAACCTCAATGTGTATGAAGGCGAATTCATCACGCGTGGTTCAGTCGCCGTCGCGCTGGTGCAGCAGCATTCATTCTATGTGATGGCTTATATGGAAGAGACTAAGCTGGATGGCGTGCGTCCGGGCTTCCGTGCCGAAATCACCCCGCTGGGTAGCAACACCGTGCTGCGTGGTACCGTCGATAGCATTGCGGCGGGTGTCACCAACAGCAGCAGTAGCGTCGATAGCAAAGGTATGGCTACCATCGATTCCAATCTGGAATGGGTGCGTCTGGCGCAGCGTGTACCGGTACGTATTCGCCTCGATGATCAGCCGGGTAACCGCTTCCCGGCGGGGACTACTGCAACCGTGGTGATCACCGGGGATAAAGATCGCCAGACAAAAGTCTCGCCAATGACCCAATTTTTCAATCGCCTGCGTGAGTTTGGTTAA